A DNA window from Brassica napus cultivar Da-Ae chromosome C1, Da-Ae, whole genome shotgun sequence contains the following coding sequences:
- the LOC106376906 gene encoding peroxisome biogenesis protein 22 isoform X2 encodes MAESSSSPSEEIVRLIKRLSGYVAFKLSSLFSTPIRNLDSRSIGAIAGLAIAVIFTWRAIRTQPGEPQRRRPKRRLQSAESSSAAAASIPPDVSSPHEDNGMQDVVDQFFHPGKPTLGQIVRQRLSEGRKVTCRLLGVILEESSPEELQKQATVRSSVMEVLLEITKCCDLYLMERVVDDESEVKVLQALETAGIFTSGGLVKDKVLFCSTEIGRTSFVRQLEPDWHIDTNPEISTQLARFIKFQLHVSAAKPERTVPNVFTSQSIEQFFGCV; translated from the exons ATGGCGGAGTCGTCTTCATCACCTAGTGAAGAGATCGTTCGATTAATCAAACGGTTAAGCGGTTACGTTGCTTTCAAGTtgtctagcctcttctctacaCCTATTCGCAATctg GATTCGAGATCTATTGGTGCTATTGCGGGGCTTGCAATTGCTGTGATATTCACATGGAGGGCCATAAGAACACAACCAGGGGAGCCTCAAAGAAGGCGACCTAAACGCAGGTTGCAATCAGCTGAATCCTCTAGTGCTGCTGCTGCTTCCATCCCTCCTGATGTTTCTTCGCCTCATGAGGATAATGGAATGCAAGATGTTGTTGATCAGTTTTTTCACCCTGGAAAA cctACATTGGGGCAGATAGTTAGGCAGAGACTTAGTGAAGGAAGGAAG GTAACATGCCGTCTTCTTGGAGTCATTCTTGAGGAATCAAGTCCTGAAGAGCTCCAA AAACAAGCAACAGTGAGGTCATCCGTTATGGAAGTTCTCCTAGAGATTACAAAGTGTTGTGATTTGTATCTCATGGAAAGAGTTGTTGACGATGAAAGCGAA GTCAAAGTTCTACAGGCTCTAGAGACTGCAGGCATTTTCACATCTGGTGGTTTGGTCAAAGATAAG GTACTGTTTTGTAGTACAGAGATCGGAAGAACATCCTTTGTAAGGCAACTAGAACCTGACTGGCATATTGATACAAATCCAGAAATCAGCACACAATTAGCT AGGTTCATAAAATTTCAGCTTCACGTCTCTGCAGCGAAACCAGAGCGAACGGTTCCCAATGTGTTCACCTCACAGTCAATAGAACAGTTCTTTGGATGTGTTTGA
- the LOC106376906 gene encoding peroxisome biogenesis protein 22 isoform X1, whose amino-acid sequence MAESSSSPSEEIVRLIKRLSGYVAFKLSSLFSTPIRNLDSRSIGAIAGLAIAVIFTWRAIRTQPGEPQRRRPKRRLQSAESSSAAAASIPPDVSSPHEDNGMQDVVDQFFHPGKPTLGQIVRQRLSEGRKVTCRLLGVILEESSPEELQVKQATVRSSVMEVLLEITKCCDLYLMERVVDDESEVKVLQALETAGIFTSGGLVKDKVLFCSTEIGRTSFVRQLEPDWHIDTNPEISTQLARFIKFQLHVSAAKPERTVPNVFTSQSIEQFFGCV is encoded by the exons ATGGCGGAGTCGTCTTCATCACCTAGTGAAGAGATCGTTCGATTAATCAAACGGTTAAGCGGTTACGTTGCTTTCAAGTtgtctagcctcttctctacaCCTATTCGCAATctg GATTCGAGATCTATTGGTGCTATTGCGGGGCTTGCAATTGCTGTGATATTCACATGGAGGGCCATAAGAACACAACCAGGGGAGCCTCAAAGAAGGCGACCTAAACGCAGGTTGCAATCAGCTGAATCCTCTAGTGCTGCTGCTGCTTCCATCCCTCCTGATGTTTCTTCGCCTCATGAGGATAATGGAATGCAAGATGTTGTTGATCAGTTTTTTCACCCTGGAAAA cctACATTGGGGCAGATAGTTAGGCAGAGACTTAGTGAAGGAAGGAAG GTAACATGCCGTCTTCTTGGAGTCATTCTTGAGGAATCAAGTCCTGAAGAGCTCCAAGTA AAACAAGCAACAGTGAGGTCATCCGTTATGGAAGTTCTCCTAGAGATTACAAAGTGTTGTGATTTGTATCTCATGGAAAGAGTTGTTGACGATGAAAGCGAA GTCAAAGTTCTACAGGCTCTAGAGACTGCAGGCATTTTCACATCTGGTGGTTTGGTCAAAGATAAG GTACTGTTTTGTAGTACAGAGATCGGAAGAACATCCTTTGTAAGGCAACTAGAACCTGACTGGCATATTGATACAAATCCAGAAATCAGCACACAATTAGCT AGGTTCATAAAATTTCAGCTTCACGTCTCTGCAGCGAAACCAGAGCGAACGGTTCCCAATGTGTTCACCTCACAGTCAATAGAACAGTTCTTTGGATGTGTTTGA
- the LOC106374859 gene encoding zinc finger protein CONSTANS-LIKE 12, which produces MEPKCDYCATTQAIIYCKYDLAKLCLKCDVHVHSPNPLSRRHMRSLICEKCFSQPAVIRCLDQKVSYCQGCQWHVRSCSALGHRLQSLEPFSGCPSPTEFSRMWSSILEPSVSSLVNPSIGSLPSVDPNNDMFEMSKINELDDLIGSSYSMMSQNITYIQNLSDQSSFFSGDSKGCPHLILKLEEGEEDLCEGLNLDNAPLNFDVGDDIICCSPQEHIESDQTLPNGLLAYKNIISVTDSNCTTDNPLEATSTGQQECRSYHQSGPLQMNINIGLPLPTSPILFGQINPNIKGHESTAVDYQDCGMSTGFIMSDSPWESNLEVGSPQTRNEAKLRYKEKKLKRTFGKQIRYASRKARADTRKRVKGRFVKAGDNYDYDPSSPTTNQ; this is translated from the exons ATGGAGCCGAAATGTGATTATTGCGCAACCACACAAGCAATAATTTACTGCAAATACGATTTGGCTAAACTATGCCTAAAATGTGACGTCCATGTACACTCTCCGAATCCTCTGTCTCGCAGACACATGCGTTCTCTGATCTGCGAGAAATGCTTCTCACAGCCTGCCGTTATTCGCTGTCTCGACCAGAAGGTTTCATATTGCCAAGGATGCCAATGGCATGTACGCAGCTGCTCTGCTTTAGGACACAGACTTCAAAGTCTAGAGCCATTTTCCGGTTGTCCTTCTCCAACAGAATTTTCCAGAATGTGGTCTTCAATTCTTGAACCTTCTGTTTCCAGTTTGGTTAATCCATCCATTGGTTCTTTGCCCTCGGTTGATCCCAACAATGACATGTTCGAGATGTCAAAAATCAACGAGCTAGACGATTTGATTGGTTCCTCTTATTCAATGATGTCACAAAACATCACTTACATTCAGAATCTCAGTGATCAATCATCTTTCTTTTCTGGGGATTCTAAG GGATGTCCTCATTTGATTCTAAAACTTGAAGAAGGCGAAGAAGATCTGTGTGAGGGACTTAACTTGGACAATGCGCCTTTAAACTTTGATGTTGGAGATGATATCATCTGCTGCTCGCCACAAGAACACATAGAATCTGATCAAACATTACCAAATGGTCTCTTGGCTTACAAGAACATCATATCTGTTACCGACTCAAACTGTACTACTGACAACCCTTTAGAG GCAACGTCAACAGGACAGCAAGAATGTAGAAGTTATCATCAGTCAGGTCCGTTGCAAATGAACATCAACATTGGACTTCCTCTTCCGACATCCCCTATCTTGTTCGGACAGATCAATCCGAACATCAAAGGTCATGAAAGCACTGCAGTGGATTACCAGGATTGTGGTATGTCTACAGGGTTTATAATGAGTGATTCGCCATGGGAATCAAATCTTGAAGTTGGTTCTCCACAAACAAGGAATGAAGCTAAGTTGAGATACAAAGAGAAGAAACTCAAGCGCAC TTTTGGGAAACAGATTCGATATGCATCTCGCAAAGCGAGAGCTGACACGAGAAAAAGAGTGAAAGGAAGATTCGTGAAAGCTGGCGACAATTATGACTATGACCCATCATCACCAACCACAAATCAATGA
- the LOC106376906 gene encoding peroxisome biogenesis protein 22 isoform X3 produces the protein MAESSSSPSEEIVRLIKRLSGYVAFKLSSLFSTPIRNLDSRSIGAIAGLAIAVIFTWRAIRTQPGEPQRRRPKRRLQSAESSSAAAASIPPDVSSPHEDNGMQDVVDQFFHPGKPTLGQIVRQRLSEGRKKQATVRSSVMEVLLEITKCCDLYLMERVVDDESEVKVLQALETAGIFTSGGLVKDKVLFCSTEIGRTSFVRQLEPDWHIDTNPEISTQLARFIKFQLHVSAAKPERTVPNVFTSQSIEQFFGCV, from the exons ATGGCGGAGTCGTCTTCATCACCTAGTGAAGAGATCGTTCGATTAATCAAACGGTTAAGCGGTTACGTTGCTTTCAAGTtgtctagcctcttctctacaCCTATTCGCAATctg GATTCGAGATCTATTGGTGCTATTGCGGGGCTTGCAATTGCTGTGATATTCACATGGAGGGCCATAAGAACACAACCAGGGGAGCCTCAAAGAAGGCGACCTAAACGCAGGTTGCAATCAGCTGAATCCTCTAGTGCTGCTGCTGCTTCCATCCCTCCTGATGTTTCTTCGCCTCATGAGGATAATGGAATGCAAGATGTTGTTGATCAGTTTTTTCACCCTGGAAAA cctACATTGGGGCAGATAGTTAGGCAGAGACTTAGTGAAGGAAGGAAG AAACAAGCAACAGTGAGGTCATCCGTTATGGAAGTTCTCCTAGAGATTACAAAGTGTTGTGATTTGTATCTCATGGAAAGAGTTGTTGACGATGAAAGCGAA GTCAAAGTTCTACAGGCTCTAGAGACTGCAGGCATTTTCACATCTGGTGGTTTGGTCAAAGATAAG GTACTGTTTTGTAGTACAGAGATCGGAAGAACATCCTTTGTAAGGCAACTAGAACCTGACTGGCATATTGATACAAATCCAGAAATCAGCACACAATTAGCT AGGTTCATAAAATTTCAGCTTCACGTCTCTGCAGCGAAACCAGAGCGAACGGTTCCCAATGTGTTCACCTCACAGTCAATAGAACAGTTCTTTGGATGTGTTTGA